The Caldanaerovirga acetigignens genome has a window encoding:
- a CDS encoding alpha-hydroxy-acid oxidizing protein, translated as MNLSEIKRNAREKMKGYCRVCKACDGVACAGEVPGMGGAGTGASFRANVEALAKVKLNMRTLHAAKDPDISTQLFGKKLSMPILAAPITGSDYNMGGAVPEEEFIKMVISGSKAAGTLGMCGDGGNPLFYDSGLKAIKEENGHGIAIMKPRENEVLMKMAQRAKGIGAVAAGMDVDGAGLVTMALMGQPVGPKTFEELKDIISKVDMPFIVKGIMTVDEAEIAYKAGASAIVVSNHGGRILDFTPGVAEVLPAIAEKFKGKITILADGGVRSGVDVLKYLALGADAVLVGRPVIIGAYGGGMEGVKLVLETMAKELYQAMILTGCRDISSIGPHIIYNSNR; from the coding sequence ATGAATCTAAGCGAAATAAAAAGAAACGCCCGGGAAAAGATGAAAGGTTACTGCAGGGTCTGCAAAGCATGCGACGGAGTAGCGTGTGCGGGGGAAGTGCCGGGGATGGGTGGTGCCGGCACCGGGGCTTCCTTCCGCGCCAACGTAGAGGCTCTTGCAAAAGTAAAGTTAAACATGAGAACCCTGCACGCAGCGAAAGACCCGGACATAAGCACCCAACTCTTTGGGAAAAAGCTTTCGATGCCGATACTTGCGGCGCCCATTACCGGTTCCGATTACAACATGGGAGGGGCAGTTCCGGAAGAGGAGTTTATCAAAATGGTGATATCCGGCAGCAAAGCTGCCGGTACCTTGGGGATGTGCGGCGATGGAGGAAATCCGCTCTTTTACGATTCGGGCCTTAAAGCTATCAAAGAGGAAAACGGCCACGGGATAGCTATAATGAAACCCAGGGAAAATGAGGTTTTGATGAAGATGGCCCAGAGGGCCAAAGGCATAGGTGCTGTGGCCGCGGGCATGGACGTGGACGGGGCGGGATTGGTGACCATGGCATTAATGGGGCAGCCGGTGGGGCCAAAGACCTTCGAAGAATTAAAGGATATCATATCCAAGGTTGACATGCCTTTTATAGTCAAGGGGATAATGACGGTGGATGAAGCGGAAATTGCCTATAAAGCCGGAGCTTCGGCCATTGTCGTTTCAAATCACGGAGGGCGGATCCTCGATTTCACGCCGGGAGTAGCGGAAGTGTTGCCGGCAATAGCGGAAAAATTCAAGGGGAAGATTACGATTTTGGCCGACGGCGGCGTGAGGTCAGGAGTTGATGTGCTAAAATACCTGGCTCTCGGCGCCGATGCGGTGCTTGTGGGAAGGCCTGTGATAATCGGCGCTTACGGCGGGGGAATGGAAGGAGTAAAGCTGGTGCTGGAAACCATGGCGAAGGAACTTTATCAAGCGATGATACTGACCGGCTGCAGGGATATATCTTCAATAGGTCCTCACATAATTTACAATTCCAATAGGTAA
- a CDS encoding cytochrome c biogenesis CcdA family protein → MSQISKISILTVFLAGIFSFFSPCTLPLLPLYFSILAGGDIRAQYKKLTLITNSLSFISGFSLIFILLGLSATALGRFLLVNRLLLSKIASVFVVFFGVFLVGRFQIPLLMREKRLHFHFQKITPLSAFIMGCSFSLGWTPCLGPILASVLLTASSTQHAVSGAFLLLVFAAGLGFPFLLLALVAEKIASIMPKIRRGMPIFQKAAGGILILMGVSLFFGLL, encoded by the coding sequence ATGTCTCAAATCAGCAAGATAAGCATTTTGACCGTCTTTCTTGCCGGTATTTTTTCTTTTTTTTCTCCCTGCACCCTACCGCTTTTGCCTTTATACTTTTCAATTCTGGCGGGAGGGGATATCCGCGCTCAGTACAAAAAGTTAACCTTAATAACAAATAGCCTAAGTTTTATTTCCGGATTTTCGCTGATTTTCATCTTGCTCGGGCTTTCCGCAACAGCCCTGGGCCGGTTTCTCCTTGTAAACCGCCTTTTACTTTCAAAAATCGCTTCGGTTTTCGTCGTATTTTTCGGAGTCTTTCTGGTCGGTAGATTTCAAATCCCTCTTTTGATGAGGGAAAAACGGTTGCATTTTCATTTTCAAAAAATTACTCCTCTTTCTGCCTTCATCATGGGGTGTTCCTTTTCACTGGGCTGGACGCCATGCCTGGGTCCCATCCTTGCATCGGTGCTCCTTACCGCCAGCAGCACCCAGCATGCGGTTTCGGGAGCCTTTCTGCTTTTGGTCTTTGCTGCAGGTTTAGGGTTTCCTTTTTTACTGCTGGCACTAGTCGCAGAAAAAATTGCGAGTATAATGCCCAAAATTCGCCGCGGTATGCCTATTTTCCAGAAAGCAGCAGGAGGCATCCTGATATTGATGGGGGTGAGTTTATTTTTCGGATTACTTTAG
- a CDS encoding dicarboxylate/amino acid:cation symporter, with protein MKRLSITTRILIGLVLGIIVGLFFTSSPGTASTYIKPFGDLFLNLIKMIIVPLVLSSLVVGAASTGDVGKLGRIGIKTLAYYLLTTAFAVTLGLILGNILDPGLGMTLPSDAKVEVSKAPSIVETLLGIVPTNPIKAMADTNMLQIIVFAIFIGIAITLVGEKGKPVLNFFDSLAEISYKIVAIIMEYAPIGVFALIVPVVAANGPAVLLPLLKVIITVYIGCALHAGLVYSTLVWLFARMNPIKFFKGAAPAMMMAFTTSSSSATLPVSMESSEKNLGVSKSISSFVLPLGATINMDGTALYQGVCALFVAQVLGIDLTLSQQMVIVLTATLASIGTAGVPGAGLIMLTMVLQSVGLPLEGIAIIGGIDRILDMARTCINVTGDIAGSVVVASTEGELRRDITSK; from the coding sequence GTGAAAAGGTTAAGCATTACCACAAGAATTTTAATAGGCCTTGTACTCGGTATTATCGTCGGCCTCTTTTTCACTTCGTCTCCCGGTACCGCATCAACTTACATAAAGCCTTTTGGAGACCTTTTCCTCAACCTAATCAAAATGATAATAGTGCCCCTAGTGCTCTCATCGCTGGTAGTGGGTGCCGCTAGCACCGGCGATGTAGGAAAACTAGGTCGAATCGGAATTAAGACTCTTGCTTACTATCTTCTGACAACGGCATTTGCCGTAACTTTGGGATTAATATTGGGAAATATTTTAGACCCCGGATTGGGGATGACCTTGCCGTCTGATGCTAAGGTGGAAGTGAGTAAAGCCCCATCTATCGTTGAAACCCTTCTTGGAATCGTCCCCACTAACCCTATAAAGGCTATGGCAGACACAAACATGCTGCAGATTATAGTTTTCGCCATATTCATCGGAATAGCCATAACGCTTGTTGGCGAAAAGGGTAAGCCTGTCTTAAACTTCTTCGACAGCCTTGCCGAAATTAGTTATAAAATTGTAGCAATAATAATGGAATACGCGCCTATCGGCGTATTTGCCCTCATAGTACCGGTAGTAGCTGCAAATGGACCGGCTGTTCTCCTTCCACTCTTGAAGGTTATTATCACAGTATATATAGGCTGCGCTCTACATGCCGGGCTGGTGTACTCCACCCTGGTTTGGTTATTTGCCCGAATGAATCCGATTAAATTTTTTAAGGGGGCAGCCCCTGCAATGATGATGGCCTTCACCACCAGCAGCAGTTCGGCCACACTTCCAGTCTCCATGGAAAGTTCCGAAAAGAACCTGGGGGTTTCCAAATCTATAAGTAGTTTTGTTTTGCCACTCGGCGCCACCATCAATATGGACGGCACGGCTCTCTACCAAGGGGTTTGCGCCCTCTTTGTAGCTCAGGTGTTAGGGATAGACCTTACGCTTTCCCAGCAGATGGTGATAGTGCTCACCGCCACCTTAGCTTCTATAGGAACTGCAGGAGTTCCCGGTGCGGGCCTTATAATGCTGACAATGGTATTGCAGTCTGTAGGACTTCCTCTAGAAGGAATAGCAATCATCGGTGGAATAGACCGTATCCTCGACATGGCGAGAACCTGCATCAACGTCACGGGCGACATTGCGGGATCCGTGGTGGTAGCCTCAACGGAAGGAGAACTGAGAAGGGACATCACTTCAAAATGA
- a CDS encoding coiled-coil domain-containing protein yields the protein MARKALAVLLSMLFLAFFFNRTLLAFLAPPALIQNESGQKLIEEILRLDSKIHALNIKLGELAEKKKELEKELALKRSEINRLSVRLGENRKKLARWIVFSYKNGIGTFLSVLVGAENVGDFLRRFDNIVFLLEYYNNVISETRNLFLLQKQEESFIMEKQNEIRALEDQTKKTLQELMDTRTKKELELVNARKIFDNPSFLENTSKNWQEVLPSLDYLLKNFSSLPWSSISPDNLKVNYLTLTARAEFTDRSITEKLLASNERLKNAFFTFSPEGITVSEKGPQGQILYSVTCRLELLSNNRIKIEPVKVEFKGVTLPPEVIQDLTKNVDLSFTPPPLPYDLKITSISTEEHKLILYLKK from the coding sequence ATGGCACGTAAAGCTTTGGCGGTTTTACTTTCGATGCTTTTTTTAGCGTTTTTCTTCAATCGCACGCTTCTTGCCTTTTTAGCACCACCCGCACTAATCCAAAACGAATCCGGGCAGAAATTGATAGAAGAGATTTTGAGGCTGGATTCGAAAATCCATGCCTTAAATATAAAGCTCGGCGAACTTGCCGAAAAGAAAAAAGAACTTGAAAAGGAACTTGCCTTAAAGCGCTCCGAAATCAATCGTTTATCGGTAAGGCTGGGAGAAAACAGGAAAAAACTTGCAAGGTGGATAGTCTTCAGCTACAAAAACGGCATTGGAACCTTTCTTTCCGTGCTGGTCGGCGCCGAAAACGTCGGGGATTTTTTAAGGCGGTTCGACAACATTGTGTTTTTGCTAGAATACTATAATAATGTGATTTCCGAAACAAGAAATCTATTTCTGCTGCAAAAACAGGAGGAATCCTTCATTATGGAAAAACAGAATGAAATTAGGGCCTTGGAGGACCAGACAAAAAAGACTCTGCAAGAACTCATGGATACTAGAACTAAAAAAGAACTGGAACTTGTCAACGCAAGAAAAATTTTTGATAATCCATCATTTCTTGAAAATACCAGCAAAAACTGGCAGGAAGTCCTGCCTTCTCTGGACTATCTTTTGAAGAATTTTTCTTCGCTCCCGTGGAGCAGCATCAGCCCCGACAACCTGAAAGTAAATTATCTTACGCTGACAGCCAGGGCGGAATTCACCGACAGGAGCATAACCGAAAAGCTGCTTGCGAGCAACGAAAGACTGAAAAACGCCTTTTTTACCTTCAGTCCGGAAGGCATCACCGTGTCCGAAAAAGGTCCGCAAGGCCAGATATTGTACTCGGTAACTTGCCGGCTAGAACTTTTAAGCAACAACCGCATAAAGATTGAGCCTGTAAAAGTCGAATTTAAAGGTGTCACCCTCCCTCCTGAAGTAATTCAGGACCTTACCAAAAACGTCGACCTTTCCTTCACTCCGCCACCCCTGCCCTATGATCTCAAAATTACTTCAATTTCGACCGAAGAACACAAATTAATTTTGTATCTGAAAAAATAA
- a CDS encoding peroxiredoxin family protein, which translates to MPLKKKKALLFLVLAFLTVFSLAGCQTLKNENTDTKTKPYEGYPAPDFELKDLSGKTVHLSDFRGKMVVLNFWSLNCSFCLAEMPDFEEFYRSKSENVEVLLINLDRNAEKVRTYIQNRGFTFNVLLDEKAETVRSYLIRGVPTTFLVDEDGVIMSRIEGQVSREVLDSMVQSACGTDTPT; encoded by the coding sequence TTGCCTTTAAAAAAGAAAAAAGCCCTGCTTTTTCTGGTCTTAGCATTCCTCACCGTTTTCAGCCTTGCGGGGTGTCAGACGCTAAAAAATGAAAACACAGATACTAAAACCAAACCTTACGAAGGCTACCCCGCCCCCGATTTTGAGCTTAAAGACCTGTCCGGCAAAACGGTCCACCTTTCGGACTTCCGAGGGAAAATGGTGGTGCTCAATTTCTGGTCGCTCAACTGTTCCTTTTGCCTCGCCGAAATGCCCGACTTCGAAGAATTTTACCGCTCAAAGTCCGAGAACGTGGAGGTCCTTTTGATAAACCTCGATAGAAACGCCGAAAAAGTCCGAACATACATCCAAAATAGGGGATTTACCTTCAATGTTTTACTGGACGAAAAGGCCGAGACCGTCCGGTCTTACCTCATACGAGGTGTCCCCACTACGTTTTTGGTGGACGAAGACGGAGTAATTATGTCCCGCATTGAAGGCCAGGTCTCCAGGGAGGTCCTGGACTCGATGGTACAAAGTGCCTGCGGCACAGACACCCCCACTTGA
- a CDS encoding Cof-type HAD-IIB family hydrolase — MRYKLVVTDLDGTLLDDKKNVSEANLEAIKRIRDLGILFTVATGRGERAARQFLELLEIDIPAILFNGGEIFEREKGPVYSKYLPKPIYNLVIDHFIENEIGIVAFYHDRIFIADFKPAHEIYLSREKVKYEKVDDLKKIDVVNKVILVGDVSYSIRKMKELEKKTGININYVQSERFYLEVLPDGVSKGEGLRQLCDILGIERQSVVAIGDNMNDLSMIKIAGLGVAVANAEESVKNAAKLVVPSNNEDGVAHLLNKLAKGEI, encoded by the coding sequence ATGAGGTATAAACTGGTAGTAACGGATTTGGACGGTACGCTGCTCGACGACAAAAAGAACGTATCCGAAGCTAACCTGGAGGCTATAAAAAGGATAAGAGACTTAGGCATTTTATTTACCGTTGCCACGGGCCGGGGGGAAAGGGCAGCGCGCCAATTTCTGGAGCTTCTAGAGATTGACATACCGGCCATTCTCTTTAACGGCGGTGAGATTTTCGAACGAGAAAAGGGCCCAGTATATTCGAAGTACCTGCCAAAGCCAATTTACAACCTTGTGATAGACCATTTCATAGAGAATGAGATAGGAATAGTTGCTTTTTATCATGACAGGATTTTTATAGCCGACTTTAAACCAGCCCATGAAATTTACCTGAGCAGAGAAAAGGTGAAATACGAAAAGGTAGATGACCTTAAGAAAATAGATGTGGTAAATAAAGTGATATTGGTGGGTGACGTGAGTTACTCAATAAGAAAGATGAAGGAACTTGAAAAAAAGACTGGAATTAATATAAATTACGTGCAGTCGGAAAGATTTTACCTCGAGGTTTTGCCAGATGGCGTTTCCAAAGGGGAAGGCTTAAGACAACTTTGCGATATTCTGGGGATTGAAAGGCAGAGCGTTGTAGCGATAGGAGACAACATGAACGACCTTTCGATGATCAAGATTGCTGGGCTGGGAGTCGCTGTAGCAAATGCTGAAGAATCTGTAAAAAATGCAGCAAAACTAGTGGTGCCTTCAAACAACGAGGACGGTGTTGCGCATCTTTTAAACAAACTCGCAAAAGGCGAGATTTGA
- the ychF gene encoding redox-regulated ATPase YchF — protein MDIGIVGLPNVGKSTLFNAITKAGAECANYPFCTIEPNVGVVAVPDPRLEELAKLENPQKVTPATIRFVDIAGLVRGASRGEGLGNKFLSHIREVDAIAHVVRCFEDPNVVHVDGSVDPIRDIETINLELIFADLETLERRRDKVAKQAKSGDKQYQKELSLLERLKETLENNLPARALPLDEEESKIVKQLNLLTLKPIIYVANISEDDLMAGKENNMVKKVMEYAQKERAEVISICAKIEAELAALDDAERNDLLSAYGLEEPGLNRLIRVEYRLLGLITFFTAGPKEVRAWTIREGTRAPQAAGKIHSDFERGFIRAEVISYEDLMAVKSQQAAKEKGLVRLEGKDYVVRDGDVIFFRFNV, from the coding sequence ATGGATATAGGCATCGTAGGATTGCCCAATGTTGGCAAAAGCACTCTTTTCAACGCCATTACAAAAGCCGGAGCCGAGTGCGCCAACTATCCTTTCTGCACCATAGAACCCAACGTGGGAGTTGTAGCTGTGCCGGACCCGAGGCTTGAGGAACTCGCAAAATTGGAAAATCCTCAAAAGGTGACGCCCGCCACCATCAGGTTCGTAGACATAGCGGGCCTTGTAAGAGGTGCAAGCCGCGGAGAAGGGCTCGGCAATAAATTTCTCTCCCACATCCGCGAAGTCGATGCAATTGCCCACGTGGTCAGGTGTTTCGAAGATCCTAACGTGGTCCACGTGGATGGCAGCGTAGACCCGATAAGGGATATCGAAACCATAAACCTAGAGCTCATTTTTGCCGACCTGGAAACTTTGGAAAGGCGCCGGGATAAGGTAGCAAAACAGGCCAAATCGGGAGACAAGCAGTATCAAAAAGAGCTTTCGTTGCTCGAGCGACTGAAAGAGACGCTGGAAAACAATTTACCCGCCAGGGCTTTACCACTTGATGAGGAAGAATCAAAAATCGTAAAACAGCTTAACCTCCTCACCTTAAAACCAATAATTTACGTTGCCAATATATCGGAAGACGACCTTATGGCAGGGAAAGAGAATAATATGGTAAAAAAAGTAATGGAATACGCCCAAAAAGAAAGGGCCGAAGTTATTTCAATATGCGCCAAAATTGAGGCAGAGCTGGCTGCCCTTGACGATGCAGAAAGAAACGACCTCCTTTCGGCTTACGGACTTGAAGAGCCCGGCCTTAATCGCCTCATTCGGGTGGAATATAGGCTACTCGGCCTTATCACCTTTTTTACCGCCGGCCCAAAAGAGGTAAGGGCCTGGACAATACGGGAAGGCACCAGAGCACCTCAGGCAGCGGGAAAAATTCACAGTGACTTCGAGCGGGGATTTATAAGGGCGGAAGTTATCTCTTACGAAGACCTCATGGCGGTAAAAAGCCAACAGGCTGCAAAAGAAAAAGGTCTTGTGCGTTTGGAAGGCAAGGATTATGTGGTGAGGGACGGGGACGTAATTTTCTTTAGATTTAATGTGTAA